CTGGGTTCATAATATTCAAATTGTTTAATCTTCTTTTTGTTACCATcgatatatatgcaatggCAATTATTCCTAAGACCAACCCGACAAGGAGTATAACCAAATTTCCCCAGTGGTGGTGCAATTctacaaaagaaaaaacaaaatcgataaaatgaaattacTAATAAGTgattatgtaaatatgcGATTCCAATTTTTTGTCTCAATTTTGTATTACCTGAAACATTTGATATATCTTGCAACAAAACTccaatgtatataaataagcatatgcctgtaaaaaataaaattatttcatgAGAATCCAGATAAATATTGAAGAGTAAAGGGAACATAATGTGGGCTTCGTTTTTTTCCTCGTTCATTACCTGGTAAGGCTGAAATTGATCCAATGGCAAAATCCTTATACTTAACAGAAGTAACACCAAGTACATAACTAACTACTGATGCTGGCAAGATAGGAGACATACGAATTAAAAGCACAAAGGAAAGACCATTAGCATTAATAGCTTGATCAaatgctatatatattggataattttgtaattttttataaatataatcatgtaataaatatctagaaacaaaaaaacatatagaCATTCCTAAAATGTAGCCAGTAAAAACTGCAAAAATAGCTACAAATGTGCCCAATAAATTTCCATATACTcctgaaaatattaaaccTGCACCTACACACATAATTTCAACAGACATAAATAGCGGAGATATTAGAGTAAacaaacatataaataatactatACTCCATGATCCTTGTTTACCAACCCATTGTATAACatcattaattatattaataaatgattgAAATTTTGTAAGGAGATATACTACAACAAGAAATAtgacaataataaatatcgCTTTTAATATAGCTTGTGTTTTAGCTTTTGTATCTCTTCTTCTTGATATAGTTAAATCATCAGAACCcatcataatattatttcctATATCTCTATCATTGTATTTATCGTCAAAATGGTAACCTGTTTCTATACACTCATGGTCaggattattatatattgagTTACCATatccattattatttctatatccatttatatttccattattatgattattaattaatttgactttttcattattttggtCATAATATTGAGAATTCACatttgaataattattcatttcgttattataattataattcattGTTGGTTCATAATTTGtttcattatatgcatttttattttcatcatatatattatcataattattttttagatattcatattttttcttataatgattatctaaattttccatctctattttaaattatttattcggAAAAGTATGggcaaattatatatattctcaGCCTTGATAAATTTCGAAAacttgtatatattattttatgctATGATAGTGCTAGTAGGAAGGgggaatatataatacgta
This genomic interval from Plasmodium chabaudi chabaudi strain AS genome assembly, chromosome: 11 contains the following:
- a CDS encoding SNARE associated Golgi protein, putative; amino-acid sequence: MENLDNHYKKKYEYLKNNYDNIYDENKNAYNETNYEPTMNYNYNNEMNNYSNVNSQYYDQNNEKVKLINNHNNGNINGYRNNNGYGNSIYNNPDHECIETGYHFDDKYNDRDIGNNIMMGSDDLTISRRRDTKAKTQAILKAIFIIVIFLVVVYLLTKFQSFINIINDVIQWVGKQGSWSIVLFICLFTLISPLFMSVEIMCVGAGLIFSGVYGNLLGTFVAIFAVFTGYILGMSICFFVSRYLLHDYIYKKLQNYPIYIAFDQAINANGLSFVLLIRMSPILPASVVSYVLGVTSVKYKDFAIGSISALPGICLFIYIGVLLQDISNVSELHHHWGNLVILLVGLVLGIIAIAYISMVTKRRLNNLNIMNPAIPRLDVDIE